The following coding sequences lie in one Sesamum indicum cultivar Zhongzhi No. 13 linkage group LG9, S_indicum_v1.0, whole genome shotgun sequence genomic window:
- the LOC105170363 gene encoding receptor-like protein kinase HERK 1 yields MRFVMMDCGVLRFSIWVLLVLNLACCSRGFDPVDQYYINCGSSSDVVVGNVTYVADKSASRLLSTPQDILADSKLNSITPSENSQLFSTARIFTGPSRYTFSIKQGGRHWIRLYFYPFVYQSYDMNSASFSVFSQKTTLLSDFSPRNASVREYSVNVGSGDLVITFSPKANSFAYVNAMEVVSVPDALIDHDAPLFNPPGTFNGLVTQALETVARVNMGGPLVSPVNDTLGRTWVSDSSFLLQSNVATNASNIPAVRYPQGGATSDTAPQTVYGTCTRMNSADDPNSNFNVTWGFKVEPGFQYLIRLHFCDIVSTSANQLVFNVYIGTFLVAPDLELSAKFFGRLATAYYMDFVTPTMDRNNLTVSIGPSPRSAYPDAILNGLEIMKMNNSKDSLAGESILPRFPRSKKNVGMIVGISVGVSLALIVVGVLFFVHRRRKQEQLAHSKTWIPISINGGTSHTMGSKYSTATTGSINSNLSYRIPFAAVQEATNNFDESWVIGIGGFGKVYKGVLNDGTKVAVKRGNPKSQQGLAEFRTEIEMLSQFRHRHLVSLIGYCDEKNEMILVYEYMENGTLKSHLYGSNLPSLGWKERLEICIGAARGLHYLHTGYAKAVIHRDVKSANILLDENLMAKVADFGLSKTGPEIDQTHVSTAVKGSFGYLDPEYFRRQQLTEKSDVYSFGVVLFEVLCARPVIDPSLPREMVNLAEWAMKWQKKGQLDQIIDPNLAGKIKPDSLRKYGETAEKCLADFGVDRPSMGDVLWNLEYALQLQEAVVHNDPEENSTNVIGQLSPQVGEFNNVDTSNSVAGFETSSVDDLSGVSMSRVFSQLVKSEGR; encoded by the coding sequence ATGCGTTTTGTGATGATGGACTGTGGGGTTTTGAGGTTTTCAATCTGGGTGTTGTTGGTATTGAATCTGGCATGTTGTTCTAGAGGGTTTGATCCTGTTGATCAGTATTATATAAACTGTGGATCGTCCAGTGATGTTGTTGTGGGTAATGTTACTTATGTGGCTGATAAATCAGCTTCCAGATTACTTTCAACTCCACAAGACATTTTGGCCGATAGCAAATTGAATTCTATAACACCGTCTGAGAATTCCCAGCTGTTTAGTACTGCTAGAATTTTTACGGGGCCGTCTAGGTATACATTTTCTATTAAGCAGGGTGGGAGACATTGGATTCGCCTGTACTTTTATCCGTTTGTTTACCAGAGTTATGATATGAACTCTGCTAGTTTCTCTGTGTTCTCCCAGAAGACTACTCTGCTTAGCGATTTTAGCCCCAGAAATGCTTCTGTTAGAGAATATTCAGTGAATGTGGGGAGTGGAGACCTGGTGATCACATTTTCCCCTAAGGCTAATTCATTTGCATATGTTAATGCAATGGAAGTTGTCTCGGTACCAGATGCCCTGATAGATCATGATGCCCCTCTTTTCAATCCACCTGGGACTTTTAATGGATTGGTAACTCAGGCTCTAGAGACAGTTGCTAGGGTAAATATGGGTGGACCGTTGGTGTCGCCAGTGAACGATACTTTGGGTCGAACCTGGGTGTCTGATAGTAGTTTCTTGTTGCAATCAAACGTTGCAACTAATGCGTCCAACATTCCAGCTGTTCGGTATCCTCAAGGTGGTGCAACTTCAGATACTGCTCCACAAACAGTATACGGGACGTGCACGAGGATGAATTCTGCGGATGATCCCAATAGCAACTTTAATGTGACATGGGGATTTAAAGTGGAACCAGGCTTTCAGTACTTAATCCGGTTGCACTTCTGTGACATTGTGAGTACATCAGCTAATCAGCTCGTCTTTAATGTTTACATTGGTACATTTCTTGTTGCTCCAGATCTTGAACTTAGTGCAAAATTTTTCGGGCGTTTGGCTACTGCATATTATATGGATTTTGTTACCCCAACAATGGATAGAAATAACCTGACCGTAAGTATCGGTCCATCTCCTAGAAGTGCTTACCCTGATGCCATTCTCAATGGGTTGGAGATCATGAAAATGAACAATTCTAAGGACAGCCTAGCTGGGGAGTCAATCCTTCCTAGATTTCCACGCTCCAAGAAGAATGTCGGAATGATTGTGGGTATAAGTGTTGGGGTGTCGCTTGCTTTGATAGTGGTTGGAGTTCTATTTTTTGTGCACAGAAGAAGGAAACAAGAACAACTCGCCCATTCAAAAACCTGGATTCCTATATCCATTAATGGTGGAACCTCTCACACTATGGGCAGTAAATATTCAACTGCGACAACGGGTAGTATCAATTCTAACTTGAGCTATCGCATCCCGTTCGCAGCAGTTCAAGAAGCGACTAACAACTTTGATGAAAGTTGGGTAATTGGAATTGGTGGCTTTGGGAAGGTCTACAAGGGGGTTCTAAATGATGGTACAAAAGTAGCTGTTAAGAGAGGGAATCCTAAGTCCCAACAAGGCCTAGCAGAATTCAGAACTGAAATTGAAATGCTTTCGCAATTCCGTCATCGCCACTTGGTTTCTCTAATTGGCTACTGCGATGAAAAGAATGAGATGATTCTAGTTTACGAATACATGGAAAATGGCACCCTCAAGAGTCATCTCTACGGATCTAATCTTCCCAGTTTAGGTTGGAAGGAGAGACTCGAGATATGCATTGGAGCAGCAAGAGGACTGCACTATCTTCACACCGGCTACGCCAAAGCCGTTATTCATCGGGATGTGAAGTCAGCAAACATATTGCTCGATGAGAATCTTATGGCTAAGGTTGCTGATTTTGGTCTTTCCAAAACTGGCCCCGAGATTGATCAAACCCATGTTAGTACTGCCGTTAAAGGCAGTTTCGGTTACCTAGATCCAGAGTATTTCAGAAGGCAACAGCTGACAGAAAAATCAGATGTTTATTCATTTGGTGTCGTGTTGTTTGAAGTTCTTTGTGCCAGGCCTGTGATAGATCCATCTCTTCCTCGGGAAATGGTCAACTTAGCTGAATGGGCGATGAAGTGGCAGAAGAAGGGTCAGCTAGATCAAATCATAGATCCTAATCTTGCAGGAAAAATAAAACCCGATTCCCTCAGAAAGTATGGAGAAACAGCAGAGAAATGCTTGGCTGATTTTGGGGTTGATAGGCCCTCCATGGGAGACGTCTTGTGGAATCTCGAGTACGCGCTTCAACTTCAAGAAGCAGTGGTGCACAATGATCCTGAGGAAAACAGCACCAACGTCATCGGCCAGCTCTCTCCACAAGTCGGTGAGTTCAATAATGTCGACACAAGCAATTCTGTTGCTGGATTCGAAACATCAAGTGTGGATGATTTGTCGGGTGTTTCTATGAGTAGAGTCTTCTCACAACTGGTAAAATCCGAGGGTAGATGA